Proteins co-encoded in one Listeria ivanovii subsp. ivanovii genomic window:
- a CDS encoding amidohydrolase — translation MKLWKNGQFYQMTAEGEVVSAVLTENGRIYAVGETTELERCYQHKIDETIDLAGKIIFPGFVDAHIHLLWYGQALERLNLNQSTTKKEALGLISERVNQLAEDEWLFVEGYDENKWSDEKTFISIADLDGISSTNPILVRRIDYHSVSINSALLAHIKDFSENGFDGGGEIVQNHVGDFTGVLRDNATTLAIDAFPPATPSELIAWLEIAIKDLWSKGITGAHSEDLHYFTGFESTLAAFRKTLGAEKLPFRAQLLIHHAEWKAFTASNETFINGDDFVELGAMKIFYDGTVGSRTALMSAGYADNPTEKGLQIHSDLEFENLVKLARKEGLPVAIHILGDLAFSNVIRSLRANPPKDGQYDRLIHTPWLTKELVAEAAKMPVLFDIQPQFMASDLPWALDVLGETHPPLAFAWKSFVSAGLHLAGGSDAPIEVPNPFWAIHAAVTRTANADLDGVKYWPEEALSVYEAIQLYTTGAAFASYKSNTRGQIKPGYVADFTILTEDPFQIEPAAIRDITVEMTVVNEQIVYQKTPY, via the coding sequence ATGAAATTATGGAAAAATGGTCAATTTTACCAAATGACTGCTGAAGGTGAAGTAGTTTCTGCTGTATTAACCGAAAACGGTCGAATTTATGCGGTGGGTGAAACAACGGAATTAGAAAGATGTTATCAACATAAGATTGATGAAACGATTGATCTTGCTGGTAAAATTATTTTCCCAGGATTTGTCGATGCCCATATCCATTTATTATGGTATGGACAAGCACTAGAACGACTGAATTTAAATCAAAGCACGACAAAAAAAGAAGCATTAGGGCTTATTTCAGAACGAGTGAATCAACTAGCCGAAGATGAGTGGTTGTTTGTCGAAGGTTATGATGAAAATAAATGGTCTGATGAAAAAACCTTCATTTCGATAGCAGATTTGGATGGAATAAGTAGCACCAATCCGATTTTAGTGAGACGTATTGATTATCATAGTGTGTCGATTAATTCTGCTTTATTAGCACATATTAAGGATTTTTCGGAAAATGGTTTTGATGGTGGAGGAGAAATTGTTCAAAATCACGTAGGAGATTTTACAGGAGTTTTAAGAGATAACGCTACAACGCTTGCAATTGATGCTTTTCCACCAGCTACACCATCTGAACTAATAGCATGGTTAGAAATAGCTATTAAAGATTTATGGTCAAAAGGAATTACAGGTGCTCATTCAGAAGATTTACATTATTTTACAGGCTTCGAGTCAACATTAGCTGCTTTTAGAAAAACATTAGGAGCAGAAAAGCTACCATTTCGCGCACAACTTTTAATTCATCATGCAGAGTGGAAGGCATTTACTGCTTCAAATGAAACCTTCATTAATGGCGATGATTTTGTAGAACTAGGTGCGATGAAAATTTTTTATGATGGCACAGTTGGATCACGGACAGCTTTAATGAGTGCTGGATATGCCGATAATCCAACTGAAAAAGGCCTACAAATCCATTCAGACTTAGAGTTTGAAAATTTAGTCAAACTAGCTAGAAAAGAAGGTTTACCAGTAGCAATTCATATTCTCGGGGATTTAGCGTTTTCCAATGTGATTCGCTCTTTACGTGCCAATCCTCCAAAAGACGGACAATATGACCGCTTAATTCATACACCATGGCTTACAAAAGAATTAGTAGCCGAAGCAGCTAAAATGCCTGTACTATTTGATATCCAACCACAATTCATGGCAAGTGATCTCCCGTGGGCGCTTGATGTCCTTGGAGAAACACATCCACCACTAGCTTTCGCCTGGAAATCATTCGTTTCCGCTGGGCTTCATCTTGCAGGGGGAAGTGATGCACCAATTGAAGTGCCAAATCCATTTTGGGCGATTCATGCTGCTGTCACGAGAACTGCAAATGCTGATTTAGATGGAGTTAAGTACTGGCCGGAAGAAGCTTTAAGCGTATATGAAGCAATCCAGTTATATACAACAGGAGCAGCTTTTGCAAGTTATAAAAGCAATACTCGTGGACAAATCAAGCCAGGTTATGTTGCTGATTTCACCATTTTGACGGAGGATCCATTTCAAATAGAACCTGCTGCAATCCGTGATATTACGGTAGAAATGACTGTTGTAAATGAGCAAATCGTCTATCAAAAAACTCCATACTAA
- a CDS encoding Na+/H+ antiporter yields MEIFELILLMLSAVFLSNVLSRFLPSIAVPLIQVLLGIILAIPLGEHTMDLNPELFLLLFMAPILFNDGANTDKKSLWKNRKAILSLSIGLVFVTVGILGTFIHYLIPVIPFAAAFALAAALAPTDAVAVGALAEKVKIPHKIMHILEGESLINDASGLVSFQFAVLALVTGTFSFMTAGTSFLLLSLGGIALGAVMSLLKIILMRGLRQMGIENVTSFMLMEILLPFLIFMVAEKVGVNGILAVVSGGMVHSFSYKKINPEIAQLNLLSKNTWSVITFSLNGLVFILLGTQLPQIMETIWLDSDIHKSMLFVYIFGITILLLGLRFLWILFFRNFEEQPKNDLISRFKNTFLYTVAGVRGTITLVSALSLPFVLGNGNAFPERDLLIFIAAGVIITTLLLANFTLPLFAAKKDVTVADHEADIALLRDVVNQLQAYKTDENMVEMNKVLKMYNDRIFSLMKHKEVNATEKELRRLTQEWQLENTRRLVFERKIDTGVGLSVMMRLGKRLYVQTREEKYRARVRYRQMLSHGFRSFRIVPLSFEERRKERIKLQKENNEFIVQKLHELDNTKYSPEIISQYLITFEQSLFTKDAKRESDVEELQTTIDLASQIERETIQRYFEKGDITRKEMKVYRDNLLAIEASFQL; encoded by the coding sequence ATGGAGATTTTTGAGCTTATTTTATTAATGTTAAGTGCTGTTTTTTTATCGAATGTACTAAGTCGATTCTTGCCTAGTATTGCCGTGCCTTTGATTCAAGTGTTGTTAGGAATTATTTTGGCAATTCCGCTTGGAGAGCATACGATGGATTTAAATCCAGAGTTATTTTTACTACTCTTCATGGCACCGATTCTTTTTAATGACGGCGCCAATACGGATAAAAAATCATTATGGAAAAACAGGAAAGCAATTTTGTCGTTATCGATTGGGTTAGTGTTTGTGACAGTTGGAATTCTTGGAACATTTATTCATTATTTAATTCCGGTCATCCCTTTTGCAGCCGCATTTGCACTTGCAGCCGCACTTGCACCAACTGATGCCGTTGCGGTGGGGGCTTTAGCAGAAAAAGTAAAAATTCCACATAAAATCATGCATATTTTAGAAGGTGAGTCTCTGATAAATGATGCTTCGGGACTAGTTTCTTTTCAATTTGCAGTACTTGCACTTGTGACAGGAACTTTTTCCTTTATGACTGCTGGAACAAGCTTTTTATTACTATCTTTAGGTGGAATCGCACTTGGGGCTGTAATGAGTTTGCTTAAAATTATACTAATGCGTGGCTTACGGCAAATGGGAATTGAAAATGTAACTTCCTTTATGCTGATGGAAATATTGCTGCCGTTTTTAATTTTTATGGTGGCAGAAAAAGTAGGAGTCAACGGAATTTTAGCTGTTGTTAGTGGTGGTATGGTTCACTCTTTCAGCTATAAGAAAATCAATCCTGAAATTGCGCAGCTGAATTTGCTTTCAAAAAACACTTGGTCTGTCATTACTTTTAGCTTGAACGGATTAGTGTTTATTCTACTGGGAACGCAGCTGCCACAAATTATGGAGACGATTTGGTTAGATTCAGATATACATAAAAGTATGCTATTCGTGTACATTTTTGGAATTACCATTTTACTACTTGGCCTTCGTTTTCTTTGGATTTTGTTTTTCCGAAACTTTGAGGAGCAACCGAAAAACGATTTAATTAGCAGGTTTAAAAACACTTTTCTTTACACTGTTGCCGGTGTAAGAGGGACCATCACCTTGGTCAGTGCGCTTTCACTTCCATTTGTACTTGGTAATGGCAATGCCTTTCCAGAGCGAGACTTGCTTATATTCATTGCGGCGGGCGTTATTATCACCACACTTTTACTTGCGAATTTCACCTTACCACTTTTCGCAGCGAAAAAAGATGTGACAGTTGCAGATCATGAAGCTGATATTGCTCTACTGCGCGATGTAGTGAACCAACTGCAAGCCTATAAAACAGATGAAAATATGGTGGAAATGAATAAAGTCTTAAAAATGTACAATGATAGAATTTTTTCATTGATGAAGCATAAAGAAGTAAATGCGACTGAAAAAGAACTTCGACGTTTGACACAAGAATGGCAACTTGAAAACACTAGGAGACTCGTTTTTGAAAGGAAAATTGATACAGGAGTAGGGTTGTCTGTCATGATGCGCCTAGGTAAAAGATTATACGTCCAAACAAGAGAAGAAAAATATCGTGCCAGAGTACGATATCGTCAAATGTTGAGTCACGGTTTTCGTAGTTTCCGAATTGTTCCCTTATCTTTCGAAGAGCGCAGAAAAGAGCGCATCAAATTGCAAAAGGAAAACAATGAATTTATCGTACAAAAATTACATGAGTTAGACAACACGAAATATAGTCCAGAAATTATCTCGCAGTACTTAATTACCTTTGAGCAGTCGCTTTTCACCAAAGATGCTAAAAGAGAAAGTGATGTGGAAGAGCTGCAAACTACCATTGACCTAGCATCTCAAATTGAGCGAGAAACAATTCAACGGTATTTTGAAAAAGGAGATATTACTCGGAAAGAAATGAAAGTTTATCGGGATAATTTACTTGCAATAGAAGCTAGTTTTCAATTGTAA
- a CDS encoding HdeD family acid-resistance protein, producing MRKVYLYFVLLLGIVMIGLGIYLIFNPSTSLKALTIFIGIILVLNGINEVISYFGERKYWSISKWIMLDGILSIVVGAFAIFQSNMAERIFIIIFAIWILASAVLRILTAFSVKGLPGWTLLLVMGILGLIIAIISLFTNTLVAIAIGIILGVFFILQGVTCLSLWRVMRKGESKA from the coding sequence ATGAGAAAAGTTTATTTATATTTTGTTTTACTTTTAGGAATAGTGATGATTGGTCTTGGTATCTATTTAATATTTAATCCAAGTACTTCACTAAAAGCACTAACTATTTTCATCGGAATTATTTTAGTTTTAAATGGTATTAATGAAGTGATTTCTTATTTCGGCGAACGAAAATATTGGAGTATTTCCAAATGGATAATGCTTGATGGTATTTTATCTATTGTTGTTGGTGCTTTTGCAATTTTCCAATCTAATATGGCAGAACGTATCTTTATCATTATTTTTGCCATTTGGATTTTAGCTTCAGCAGTGTTGCGTATCTTAACTGCATTTTCTGTCAAAGGGCTGCCAGGTTGGACGCTATTACTTGTAATGGGGATTCTTGGTTTAATCATTGCTATTATTTCGCTATTCACAAACACGCTAGTAGCTATCGCAATTGGAATTATTTTAGGTGTATTTTTCATTTTGCAGGGTGTAACTTGTTTATCCCTTTGGAGAGTTATGAGAAAAGGTGAGAGTAAAGCTTGA
- a CDS encoding MDR family MFS transporter has product MAKWLPRDLWIVIIGMVLLYTGLSFIWPFNMIYMTQELGMTTTDASLVLLINSGVGIVSSIIGGLIFDRFSGFISLTIGTIILVLATASLCFFHGFPFFIWNLWAVGVAMGMVFSGLYAAAGLTHPTGGRTGFNAIYVAQNIGVAVGPLLAGLLATQGMSHVYIGSFVFALIFAGYFFLFFHKIDWKSEKVTAETKHRKKGTKREFPTKLALWSFVLLLLTYLFCQLPHVQWQSNLSTYMTEIKGVTASQYGNLWSLNGALIVLGQFILIPVVGRFKKHLLAQIYIGIFLFILSFVVAMNASVYSGFVLGMIFLTLGEMFAWPAIPTIAYQLAPKGAAGLYQGLVNGMATAARMLAPFVGAIVVQNLGGIKALFIGAFILLGCALISITLQQILQKKDQQEKAALQVSVSQEE; this is encoded by the coding sequence ATGGCAAAATGGTTACCGAGGGATTTATGGATTGTTATTATTGGAATGGTGTTACTTTATACAGGGCTTTCGTTTATTTGGCCTTTTAATATGATTTATATGACACAAGAACTAGGAATGACAACGACGGATGCTTCACTCGTTTTATTAATTAATTCTGGCGTAGGAATTGTATCGAGTATCATTGGCGGGCTTATATTTGATCGCTTCTCAGGGTTTATTTCATTAACAATCGGAACAATTATACTCGTGCTTGCTACTGCTTCCCTATGTTTTTTTCATGGGTTTCCATTCTTTATTTGGAACTTATGGGCAGTTGGTGTTGCGATGGGAATGGTCTTCTCAGGTCTTTACGCCGCCGCAGGATTGACGCATCCGACTGGTGGGAGAACAGGATTTAACGCCATTTATGTGGCACAAAATATCGGTGTTGCTGTAGGGCCGCTTTTGGCAGGCCTACTTGCAACACAAGGGATGAGCCATGTGTATATTGGGTCATTTGTTTTTGCACTAATTTTCGCTGGTTATTTTTTCTTGTTTTTCCATAAAATTGACTGGAAATCAGAGAAAGTCACTGCGGAAACAAAGCATCGTAAAAAAGGTACCAAGCGAGAGTTCCCAACTAAGCTAGCACTATGGTCGTTTGTATTATTATTACTTACCTATTTGTTCTGTCAATTACCACATGTACAATGGCAGTCGAATCTGTCTACTTATATGACGGAAATAAAAGGTGTGACAGCAAGCCAATATGGTAATTTATGGAGCCTGAATGGTGCGCTTATCGTACTGGGACAATTCATCTTAATCCCAGTTGTAGGTAGGTTTAAAAAGCATTTACTCGCACAAATTTATATCGGGATTTTCTTATTTATTCTATCCTTTGTTGTAGCAATGAATGCAAGTGTCTATAGTGGATTTGTGCTTGGGATGATTTTTTTAACACTCGGAGAAATGTTTGCTTGGCCAGCTATTCCAACCATTGCCTACCAACTTGCTCCAAAAGGTGCTGCGGGATTATATCAAGGGCTTGTCAACGGGATGGCTACAGCTGCTCGAATGTTGGCACCTTTTGTTGGCGCGATTGTCGTTCAAAATTTAGGCGGGATAAAAGCCTTGTTCATCGGTGCATTTATCTTGCTAGGATGTGCACTTATTAGCATCACATTACAACAAATTCTACAGAAAAAGGATCAACAAGAAAAAGCAGCTTTACAAGTTTCCGTAAGTCAGGAGGAGTAG
- a CDS encoding carbohydrate kinase, protein MENNKAKMNEKEEIIFNSIRKNPYISQQELADILDLSRPTVANLISGLIKKGRILGKAYILNEAKQIVCIGGANVDRKFYIKDKAQLATSNPVRSTQSAGGVARNVGENLGRLGKEVILLTACGTDSDWEAVKSASNTYMNLDYVTAFPSIATGSYTAVLENNGDLLVALADMEAYDHLTPDVLAKNEGLLSQASAIIADLNCPKETLEYLGSFAEINSIPLVLVPVSSPKMSHLPERLDHVTWLICNRDESETHLEMTIESDEDWRLAAEKWLELGVENVIVTNGSKGAVAANKAEGVIFEPAIVIEDIVDVTGAGDAFCSAVIYAWLERKSLQDILKTGSVNAARTLESEYTVRQNLSTSQLQKDLEEFK, encoded by the coding sequence GTGGAGAATAATAAAGCGAAAATGAACGAAAAGGAAGAGATAATTTTCAATTCCATCCGTAAAAATCCTTACATTTCTCAACAAGAACTTGCTGATATTCTTGATTTATCAAGACCAACAGTAGCCAACCTTATTTCCGGTCTAATTAAAAAGGGTCGTATTTTAGGGAAAGCCTATATTTTAAATGAAGCGAAACAAATCGTTTGTATAGGCGGAGCGAATGTTGATCGGAAGTTTTATATTAAAGACAAAGCGCAACTTGCTACGTCTAACCCAGTCAGATCTACCCAAAGTGCCGGTGGAGTTGCCCGAAATGTTGGCGAAAATCTTGGACGCCTCGGAAAAGAAGTTATTTTACTGACTGCTTGTGGAACTGATTCAGATTGGGAAGCTGTTAAAAGTGCTAGTAATACATACATGAATCTAGATTATGTCACTGCATTTCCAAGTATTGCAACCGGTTCTTATACCGCAGTACTCGAAAATAATGGGGACTTACTCGTGGCTCTTGCTGACATGGAGGCATATGACCATCTGACGCCAGATGTATTAGCAAAAAATGAAGGCCTACTTAGTCAAGCAAGTGCAATAATCGCGGACTTGAACTGCCCCAAAGAAACGCTAGAATACTTGGGGAGTTTTGCAGAAATTAATTCTATTCCATTAGTTTTAGTCCCTGTATCCTCTCCTAAAATGTCTCATTTACCAGAGCGGCTTGATCATGTAACTTGGCTAATCTGTAACCGAGATGAATCGGAAACGCATCTAGAAATGACGATTGAGAGTGACGAAGATTGGCGTTTAGCTGCAGAAAAATGGCTCGAATTAGGTGTCGAAAATGTTATTGTAACTAATGGCAGCAAAGGAGCAGTCGCAGCGAATAAAGCAGAAGGTGTCATTTTTGAACCAGCAATAGTCATTGAAGACATTGTTGATGTTACTGGAGCAGGCGATGCATTTTGTTCAGCTGTCATTTATGCATGGCTAGAAAGAAAGTCTTTGCAAGATATTTTGAAAACCGGGAGTGTCAATGCTGCGCGAACACTTGAATCAGAGTATACTGTTCGCCAAAATTTATCCACATCCCAACTACAAAAAGATCTGGAGGAATTCAAATGA
- a CDS encoding Cof-type HAD-IIB family hydrolase gives MPKKIVFVDVDGTLVNDDGLVPDSARTAIIEARNNGHQVYLCTGRSKPELYESILSIGFDGVIGAGGGYVEVDDKIIYHQKVANEDVVHMVDFFNKKKLDFYLESNGGLFASENLESHLNKLIYGDVENDPIAREKQKNNPHPFMGSLTFGETNLYRTDVNKACFLENKEVPFEEIKNEFSGKFEVMHCTVPIFGDDSGELMVPNIHKATAIEILLEHIAKDKQDTIGIGDGMNDAEMLTFCKTGIAMGNAKKNLKLLADEVTSSVDEDGLFASFQKHGLI, from the coding sequence ATGCCGAAGAAAATAGTATTTGTAGATGTAGATGGCACACTAGTTAATGATGATGGATTAGTTCCGGACTCCGCTAGAACAGCAATAATAGAAGCCCGTAACAATGGGCACCAAGTTTATTTATGTACAGGACGCTCAAAACCAGAATTATATGAATCTATTTTATCCATTGGTTTTGATGGCGTTATTGGGGCTGGTGGCGGTTATGTCGAAGTAGATGATAAAATTATCTACCATCAAAAAGTAGCGAATGAAGACGTTGTACATATGGTTGATTTTTTCAATAAGAAGAAATTAGACTTTTATTTAGAATCAAATGGTGGTCTATTTGCAAGTGAAAACTTGGAATCACACTTAAATAAATTGATTTATGGTGATGTGGAAAATGACCCAATCGCCCGTGAAAAACAAAAAAATAATCCGCATCCATTTATGGGAAGCCTAACATTTGGAGAAACAAATCTTTATCGAACTGACGTAAATAAAGCTTGTTTTTTAGAAAATAAAGAAGTTCCATTTGAGGAAATCAAAAACGAATTTAGCGGAAAATTTGAAGTAATGCACTGCACGGTACCAATCTTTGGAGATGATAGTGGTGAATTAATGGTTCCTAATATTCATAAAGCAACAGCAATTGAAATACTTCTTGAACATATTGCCAAAGATAAACAAGATACAATTGGTATCGGTGATGGTATGAATGACGCAGAAATGCTTACTTTTTGCAAGACTGGTATTGCTATGGGGAATGCGAAAAAGAATTTGAAACTTCTGGCTGATGAAGTAACGAGTTCTGTCGATGAAGACGGCCTATTTGCAAGCTTTCAGAAACATGGGTTGATTTAA
- a CDS encoding glucosamine-6-phosphate deaminase — translation MKIIRTKTYDEMSQAALEVVKQVIESKENPVINTTTGASFDGMFAGLVKGINAGEIPIEKVFLMNLDEYVAKRDASFTVYTYMHQKFYDFITKMPKRVELLDGSLADFTDEIARYKQILKENQRDLQILGLGVNGHLGANEPGTPFDARLFLADSDESTIKSTIMYNNLKEDEAPSQMLTLGLADMMDAKQILVTASGDRKAEAVKGMLEGPIDVSCPASILRNHPNVVFIIDEAAGALLTKY, via the coding sequence ATGAAAATTATCAGAACGAAAACGTACGATGAAATGTCGCAAGCAGCTCTTGAAGTTGTGAAACAAGTTATTGAATCAAAGGAAAATCCGGTTATCAATACAACAACTGGAGCTAGCTTTGATGGAATGTTTGCTGGCCTAGTAAAAGGAATTAATGCTGGCGAAATCCCAATTGAAAAAGTATTTTTAATGAATTTAGATGAATATGTCGCAAAACGAGATGCTTCCTTTACTGTTTACACATATATGCATCAAAAATTCTATGATTTCATTACCAAAATGCCCAAAAGGGTGGAATTATTAGATGGGAGCCTAGCTGATTTCACGGATGAAATTGCTCGATATAAGCAAATTTTAAAAGAAAATCAGCGTGATTTACAGATTTTAGGGTTAGGTGTAAATGGACATCTTGGAGCAAATGAGCCAGGAACTCCATTTGATGCACGATTATTTTTAGCAGATAGCGATGAATCTACTATAAAAAGTACCATTATGTACAATAATTTAAAAGAAGACGAAGCGCCATCACAAATGCTGACTCTCGGTTTGGCAGATATGATGGATGCGAAACAAATTCTCGTAACTGCATCAGGAGACCGCAAAGCAGAAGCTGTAAAAGGAATGCTAGAAGGACCGATAGACGTGAGCTGTCCTGCATCCATTTTACGTAACCATCCGAATGTGGTGTTTATCATCGACGAAGCAGCAGGGGCATTACTTACTAAATATTAA
- a CDS encoding pseudouridine synthase produces the protein MRLDKLLSHTGYGSRREVKPLLKSGSVTVNGTIQKDSKLQVNPEKDQITVHGNPVTYQEFVYFMLHKPQNVVSATEDNLSETVIDLLAQEDTLTNPFPVGRLDKDTEGLLIITNDGTLAHNLLSPKKHIDKTYYAKIEGDVTVADVEAFQTGITLDDGYTCKSAHLEIITPNEINVTIQEGKFHQVKRMFAATGKTVTYLKRISMGKLKLDEALRLGEYRPLTDEELALLQNK, from the coding sequence ATGCGCTTAGATAAACTATTGTCTCACACAGGTTATGGCAGTCGAAGAGAAGTGAAGCCGCTTCTGAAATCTGGCTCAGTTACGGTAAATGGTACTATCCAAAAAGATAGCAAACTACAAGTAAATCCGGAAAAAGACCAAATTACAGTTCATGGGAATCCGGTTACCTATCAAGAATTTGTTTATTTCATGCTCCATAAACCGCAAAATGTGGTTAGCGCAACCGAAGATAACCTATCAGAAACGGTTATTGATTTATTAGCACAAGAAGATACGCTAACAAATCCTTTTCCAGTGGGCAGGCTGGATAAGGATACAGAAGGGCTGCTAATTATTACAAACGACGGAACGTTAGCGCACAATTTACTATCACCAAAAAAGCATATTGATAAAACATATTATGCCAAAATCGAAGGCGATGTGACAGTAGCCGACGTAGAAGCATTTCAAACAGGAATCACATTAGATGATGGTTATACCTGCAAATCAGCACACTTAGAGATTATTACTCCAAACGAAATCAATGTAACGATACAAGAAGGTAAATTCCATCAAGTAAAAAGAATGTTTGCGGCAACAGGGAAAACTGTCACATATTTAAAACGAATTTCTATGGGGAAACTCAAGCTAGATGAAGCACTTCGTTTAGGGGAATATCGTCCATTGACTGATGAGGAACTAGCTCTCTTACAAAATAAATAA
- a CDS encoding pseudouridine-5'-phosphate glycosidase translates to MKNYLSLSEEVKQAKAEGKAIVALESTIISHGMPYPQNVEMARDVEQIIRDNGAVPATIALIDGKIKIGLSDEELELFGKSTNVAKVSRRDIGYLVATKQLGATTVAATMICAELAEIGIFVTGGIGGVHRGAETTMDISADLEELAKTNVAVICAGAKSILDLSLTMEYLETKGVPVIGYRTDVLPAFYTRSSDVELTLRADSPEIIAASLKAKWDLQIEGGAVITNPIPEEFAMDEKVINDVIQTALKEAEENHIHGKDVTPFLLGKVKELTDGKSLEANIELVKHNALIGAQIAVAYQNS, encoded by the coding sequence ATGAAAAATTATCTATCATTATCTGAAGAAGTAAAACAAGCAAAAGCAGAAGGAAAAGCAATTGTAGCATTAGAATCAACTATAATCTCTCACGGCATGCCTTACCCGCAAAATGTTGAAATGGCGCGTGATGTGGAACAAATTATTCGTGATAACGGCGCAGTTCCAGCAACAATCGCTTTAATTGATGGTAAAATAAAAATTGGTTTGTCTGATGAAGAGCTAGAATTATTTGGGAAAAGCACAAACGTAGCGAAAGTTTCTCGTCGTGATATTGGTTACCTTGTTGCAACAAAACAACTAGGAGCAACAACAGTAGCAGCAACAATGATTTGTGCAGAATTAGCAGAAATTGGTATTTTCGTAACTGGCGGAATTGGCGGAGTACACCGTGGCGCTGAAACGACAATGGATATTTCCGCTGACTTAGAAGAACTAGCAAAAACAAATGTAGCAGTTATTTGTGCCGGCGCTAAATCTATTCTTGATTTAAGCTTAACAATGGAATACTTAGAAACGAAAGGCGTTCCAGTAATCGGTTATCGAACAGACGTATTGCCTGCATTTTACACACGTTCAAGCGATGTGGAATTAACTTTACGCGCAGATTCACCAGAAATTATCGCAGCTTCACTTAAAGCGAAATGGGATCTTCAAATTGAAGGTGGAGCGGTGATCACGAATCCAATTCCAGAAGAATTTGCTATGGACGAAAAAGTAATCAATGATGTGATTCAAACGGCTTTAAAAGAAGCGGAAGAAAATCACATCCACGGGAAAGACGTAACACCATTCTTACTTGGGAAAGTAAAAGAATTAACAGACGGAAAAAGCCTAGAAGCTAATATCGAATTAGTAAAACACAATGCTTTAATTGGGGCTCAAATTGCCGTAGCTTATCAAAACAGTTAA